The genomic segment TTTATCCTCCGTGAAGCGGGTGCCGGGGAAGACATAGAGGATTTTGGCGTCGTTGGCCCAGTTGTGGGCGTTGGGCGGCGGGCCTTCCGAGCGCACCGTGAGCGGCGCGGTCAGGGCCAGGGCTTTGAAAACCGGATCGTAAATATGGCAGCCCATGTCGCCAAAGGTGCCGGTGCCGAAATCGAGCCGTTTGCGCCAGTTGGCCGGGTGATAATAGCCGTTGCCAATGAAGGGGCGCGCGGCGCATACGCCGAGCCATAAATCCCAGTCGAATCCCTCGGGCACGGGATCGGAGCGCTCCGGGCGGGGGGCGGGATCGCCCCATTTTTTATTGCTCCAGGCGTGCACCTCCTTGATTTTGCCGATCATGCCCTCCTGCACGAACCTGACCGCCAGCCGGTATTCCACGTGTGAATGAATCTGGATGCCCATCTGGCTGACGCGCTTTTTTTCGCGGGCGACTTCGGTCAGGCGGCGGCTTTCGTACAGGTCATGCGAGAGCGGCTTTTGCACATACACGTGCTTGCCCATTTGCAGGGCCGTCATGGCCACCGGCGCATGCATGTGATCGGGCGTGGCCACATTGACCGAATCAATTTGTCCCTGCTCCTTTTCCAGCATCACGCGCCAGTCCTGATACACGCGCACCTCCGGGAAGCGTTTTTGCAGGGCCTGGGCGCGGCGCAGTTCGACATCCGCGACGGCCACCAGTTTGACCGCGGCATGGCTGGTCAGCGAATCAATGTCCGAGGCGCCCATGCCGCCCGCGCCCACGGCAGCGTGGCGCAGGAGCGGGGCGGCCGCTTGCGCCAGCAGATCATGCGTGACCCACGGCGCCACCAGGCCCGCGGCGGTGAGGTGTCGCAGGAAGCGGCGGCGGGAAAGGGAGGAGGTTGCTGGAAGGCTCATAAGAAATCTCCGGTAGCGTGAGGGCCAACGGGGGTTACAGACGTTTGATGGCGATGTTGCGGAACATGACCGGGTCATTGTGCCCGGCAAAGCCAAAGAAACCGCGGGTGCGGTCTTTGCCCGGATGCGGGGTGTTGCCCATGAATTCGGTGACCTTACTCAGGTCGCAATCCAGAATGATGGTGCCATTCAATTCCACCTTGATTTTGGAGCCCACCACGGTGACTTCCTGATAATTCCATTCGCCCACGGGCCGCTGGTAACCGCGATAGGCGGCCACCATGCCGTAGGCCGAGCCATGGACCTGCCGGGGATCCAGCTTGGTGTTTTTCACCTGCTCGTAGTTGTCGTCCAGCACCTGCAGCTCGCACATGCCCACGTAAGCGGTGTCGCCCTGGCCGGGATAGCGGATGGCCAGGCCGTTGTTGCCGCCCGGCGGCAGCTTGAACTCCAGCCGCACGACGAAGTCGCCATATTCCTCCTTGGTGTAGATGGTGCCGCCCTTGCCGGGTTTGCAGACGATGGCCCCGTCCTTGATTTCGTAATTGTCCAGCGGCCCCTGCCAGCCGGTGAAGTCGCGGCCATTAAAGAGGGGGGTGAAGCCGGCATCGTTGCCGCGCAGGCGGCGGTTGGCTTCGTCGGCCGGAATCTCGCGCACAAAAATGTTGCGCCAGCGGATTTCGCCGCCGTGGGTCTGCAGTTGGATGGGGCCGAAGGGCGGCAGGGGCTGTTTGCGGCTGCGGTCGAAGTAATTCTCCATGATGGCATTGTCCACCACCAGTTGGTCATTCAAGTAGACGGTGGTGCGGGTGCCCAGTTGGAGGATGCGGAAATGATTCCATTCGCCGAAGGGTTTGTCGGCCAG from the Verrucomicrobiia bacterium genome contains:
- a CDS encoding DUF1080 domain-containing protein: MKHIRLRTPALGLALLVSLSWHAAAATPPPGFVALYNGRDLSGWWGTGDTDPRTYIFLSPAEYAKRREASLPNIQRHWTPAGEELINDGNGLFLTTEKFFRDIELLIDYKTVPRADSGIYLKGTPQIQIWDYTDTNKFKLGANKGSGGLWNNSPGAPGKDPLVLADKPFGEWNHFRILQLGTRTTVYLNDQLVVDNAIMENYFDRSRKQPLPPFGPIQLQTHGGEIRWRNIFVREIPADEANRRLRGNDAGFTPLFNGRDFTGWQGPLDNYEIKDGAIVCKPGKGGTIYTKEEYGDFVVRLEFKLPPGGNNGLAIRYPGQGDTAYVGMCELQVLDDNYEQVKNTKLDPRQVHGSAYGMVAAYRGYQRPVGEWNYQEVTVVGSKIKVELNGTIILDCDLSKVTEFMGNTPHPGKDRTRGFFGFAGHNDPVMFRNIAIKRL
- a CDS encoding Gfo/Idh/MocA family oxidoreductase; this encodes MSLPATSSLSRRRFLRHLTAAGLVAPWVTHDLLAQAAAPLLRHAAVGAGGMGASDIDSLTSHAAVKLVAVADVELRRAQALQKRFPEVRVYQDWRVMLEKEQGQIDSVNVATPDHMHAPVAMTALQMGKHVYVQKPLSHDLYESRRLTEVAREKKRVSQMGIQIHSHVEYRLAVRFVQEGMIGKIKEVHAWSNKKWGDPAPRPERSDPVPEGFDWDLWLGVCAARPFIGNGYYHPANWRKRLDFGTGTFGDMGCHIYDPVFKALALTAPLTVRSEGPPPNAHNWANDAKILYVFPGTRFTEDKTVKVTWYDGDQRPPRDIQALVPRPLPDQGSLFLGTKGVMLLPHIAKPELYPDTTFRDVVYPRLERVDHYHSFVDACLGRGQTSAGFDYSGPLTEAVLLGGVASRFPNTTLKWNAARLSFDLKDATALVRRAYRKGWEVKGLS